One genomic region from Thermoleptolyngbya sichuanensis A183 encodes:
- a CDS encoding sugar transferase: MVQKLQLVGTAEFVPVHRSAHSVVKRSVDLVGGFVGLVVLAIVFLPVAIAIKMDSPGPIFFRQVRCGLAGQPFTLYKFRSMITGADALKHLVKNESVGHLVA, encoded by the coding sequence ATGGTGCAAAAACTTCAGCTTGTGGGTACGGCGGAATTTGTTCCTGTGCATAGATCAGCGCATTCCGTTGTGAAACGTTCTGTCGATTTGGTGGGTGGTTTTGTGGGGCTTGTTGTATTGGCAATTGTGTTTCTACCTGTGGCGATCGCGATTAAGATGGATAGTCCGGGCCCGATATTTTTTAGGCAAGTGCGTTGCGGACTTGCGGGTCAGCCGTTTACCCTCTACAAATTTCGTTCCATGATCACGGGTGCGGACGCTCTGAAGCACCTTGTCAAGAACGAGAGTGTTGGTCACCTGGTTGCCTGA
- a CDS encoding helix-turn-helix domain-containing protein, translated as MSKDKRPQDSDSPIEKLRIQRTNLSQAEFAVHCGIPLRTYQRWISGETEAKLTPQQWKTLMQVLNVQSVDEIPDNFASS; from the coding sequence ATGAGTAAAGATAAGCGACCGCAAGACAGTGACTCCCCAATTGAAAAACTCAGGATTCAGCGCACGAATTTGTCGCAGGCTGAATTTGCTGTTCACTGCGGTATTCCGCTACGAACCTATCAGCGTTGGATATCTGGAGAGACAGAGGCAAAGCTTACTCCGCAACAGTGGAAGACGCTTATGCAAGTCTTAAATGTCCAGTCTGTGGATGAAATCCCTGACAACTTCGCGTCAAGTTAA
- a CDS encoding alpha/beta hydrolase: MSLGPFERSISVRALRIYAEEGRYTENLRVYARHYATEEQLQQLEQLLKNRLELNLTPWAVSQFLYSDQGELLLQRLGEVVRTGSNLSGKRALRSALVLAAADGENGLTPLNVLEHFPVDTMRIDLTRAFSIISSIERLVNQTKQAIDAIALISEDNARLEPVVSTSQINPVRPGRYTVSLQTLTQEQFRGCLSTPASLYSPADHSLVYTGRRFGNRPLEVDLYLPVADRQNQPPNAMPLVVISHGLGSNRLTFSYIAQHLASYGFAVAVPEHPGSNTKRLEDLIDGIVRNETEPAEFVQRPQDITCLLNTLERDPRFKNLIDTDQVGVVGQSLGGYTAFAIAGTPIDLSRLNQECRLDETLNLSLLLQCRLQNWVLDSNNLRDPRVKAIIAINTLGSSLFGEEGYAALDVPTLIVSSGADTVTPALPEQITPFTWLTTPHRYLLLLQNATHFSAIDVPAEDNVAVNLPPEVVGPDPAIAHYYLRTVSLAFFQTYLNQDDTYRPFLSARYIEQLQDDQLPLSIVERFTPDQLAQANARKP, from the coding sequence GTGTCGCTGGGTCCGTTTGAGCGCTCAATTTCCGTCCGCGCCCTGCGGATTTATGCCGAAGAAGGGCGCTATACTGAAAATCTGCGGGTTTATGCCCGGCACTATGCCACAGAAGAACAACTCCAACAGCTCGAACAACTCCTCAAAAACCGGCTGGAGCTAAACCTGACCCCCTGGGCCGTGTCCCAGTTTCTCTATTCCGACCAGGGCGAACTGTTGCTACAACGGCTGGGCGAAGTCGTTCGCACCGGGTCGAACCTGTCGGGCAAGCGGGCACTGCGGTCGGCCCTGGTGCTGGCGGCGGCCGATGGAGAAAACGGTCTAACGCCGCTCAACGTGCTGGAGCATTTTCCAGTAGACACGATGCGCATTGACCTGACCCGCGCGTTTTCTATTATTTCGTCCATCGAGCGGCTGGTGAACCAGACCAAGCAGGCCATTGATGCGATCGCCCTGATTTCCGAAGACAATGCCCGCCTAGAGCCAGTGGTTTCCACGTCCCAGATCAATCCGGTGCGTCCCGGCCGCTACACGGTTTCGCTTCAGACCCTCACGCAGGAACAGTTTCGCGGCTGTTTAAGTACCCCCGCTAGTCTGTATTCCCCTGCGGATCATAGCCTGGTTTATACAGGACGACGCTTTGGCAATCGCCCGCTGGAGGTCGATCTCTACCTGCCTGTCGCAGATCGCCAAAATCAGCCGCCCAATGCCATGCCGCTGGTGGTCATCTCCCACGGGCTAGGCTCCAATCGTCTCACCTTCAGCTACATTGCTCAACATCTTGCGTCCTATGGCTTTGCGGTTGCGGTGCCAGAACATCCCGGCAGCAACACCAAACGCCTGGAAGACCTGATTGACGGGATTGTTCGCAACGAAACTGAACCCGCTGAATTTGTCCAGCGCCCCCAGGACATTACCTGTCTGCTCAACACGCTAGAGCGTGACCCCCGGTTCAAGAACTTGATCGATACCGATCAAGTAGGCGTAGTTGGACAGTCGCTCGGTGGCTACACAGCCTTTGCCATTGCGGGCACCCCGATTGATCTCAGTCGGCTAAACCAGGAATGCAGGCTTGATGAAACCCTGAACCTGTCGCTGCTGCTTCAATGCCGCCTGCAAAACTGGGTGCTGGATTCCAACAACCTGCGTGACCCCAGGGTAAAAGCCATTATCGCCATCAACACCCTGGGCAGCAGCCTGTTTGGGGAAGAAGGCTATGCGGCGCTAGATGTGCCCACGCTGATCGTTTCCAGCGGAGCCGATACGGTCACCCCTGCGCTGCCGGAGCAAATTACGCCCTTTACCTGGCTGACCACGCCTCATCGCTATCTGCTGCTGCTGCAAAACGCGACCCACTTTTCCGCGATCGATGTACCCGCAGAAGACAATGTAGCGGTTAACCTGCCGCCGGAAGTCGTGGGACCCGATCCGGCGATCGCCCATTACTATCTCCGCACCGTTAGCCTCGCCTTTTTCCAAACCTATCTGAATCAGGACGATACCTACCGCCCGTTTCTCAGCGCCCGCTACATCGAGCAACTCCAGGATGACCAGCTACCCCTTAGCATTGTGGAGCGCTTCACTCCCGATCAACTCGCCCAGGCGAATGCTCGGAAACCCTGA
- the ligA gene encoding NAD-dependent DNA ligase LigA: MAAKPPNSATASPQAPTPAQRAAELRNLLNQASYEYYVLDAPTLPDAVYDQLYRELQDLEAADPTLISPDSPTQRVGDRPSSQFTSIRHNIPLYSLENAFNLAEVATWDTRWRRYYATVAEAQPALPDSAYVCELKIDGSALALTYENGLLVRGATRGDGVTGEDITPNVRTIRSIPLRLKGEHLPPVVEVRGEAFLPLDVFQQINQEREEAGEALFANPRNAAAGTLRQLDSRIVARRRLDFFAYTLHLAGDGDFPKPSSQWEALDLLQTLGFRVNPNRKLCESLEEVRQFADHWERARFDLPYLTDGLVIKLNGLALQERLGFTQKFPRWAIALKYPAEEAPTVVQGISVQVGRTGAVTPVAELAPVQLAGTTVSRATLHNADFIAALDVRVGDTVIVRKAGEIIPEVVRVLPELRPAGAEPFQLPTHCPVCGQPLVRPEEEAVTRCVNSSCPAIVRGSLVHWASRQALDINGLGEKWVQQLGDRGLLNSVADLYDLTAEQLIGIDRMGKKSAENLVRAIAQSKTQPWWRVLFGLGIRHVGAVNAQTLAEAFPTVEALAAAEESDIAAVYGIGPEIARSVYQWFRVPANQALVERLRAAGLTLAGEAQPASDKPQTLAGKTFVLTGTLPTLKRDEAAERIKAAGGKVTSSVSKKTDFVVVGEDAGSKLEKAIALKITQLSEADLLKLLSNSEGASP, translated from the coding sequence GTGGCAGCCAAACCTCCCAATTCTGCAACTGCTTCTCCCCAAGCCCCCACGCCAGCGCAGCGGGCCGCCGAACTGCGGAACCTGCTGAACCAGGCCAGCTACGAATATTACGTGCTGGATGCGCCAACGCTGCCCGATGCGGTGTATGACCAGCTTTATCGAGAGCTTCAGGATCTGGAAGCCGCAGACCCGACGCTGATTTCGCCCGACAGTCCCACCCAGCGCGTGGGCGATCGCCCCTCCAGCCAATTCACCTCCATCCGCCACAATATTCCGCTCTACAGCCTGGAAAACGCCTTCAACCTGGCAGAAGTTGCCACTTGGGACACGCGCTGGCGACGCTATTACGCGACCGTTGCCGAGGCTCAGCCCGCGCTGCCCGACTCGGCCTATGTTTGCGAGCTAAAAATTGACGGCTCCGCCCTGGCGCTGACCTACGAAAACGGGCTGCTGGTGCGCGGGGCGACGCGGGGCGATGGCGTAACGGGGGAAGACATTACGCCCAACGTGCGGACGATTCGCTCGATTCCGCTGCGGCTGAAGGGCGAACACCTGCCGCCCGTGGTGGAGGTGCGGGGCGAGGCGTTTTTGCCGCTGGACGTGTTTCAGCAGATTAACCAAGAGCGCGAGGAGGCGGGCGAGGCCCTGTTTGCCAACCCGCGCAACGCGGCGGCGGGAACCCTGCGCCAGCTCGATTCGCGGATTGTGGCGCGGCGGCGGCTCGACTTTTTTGCCTACACGCTGCATCTTGCAGGAGACGGGGATTTTCCTAAGCCTTCGTCTCAGTGGGAAGCGCTGGATTTGCTGCAAACGCTCGGCTTTCGGGTGAATCCGAACCGCAAGCTGTGCGAATCCTTGGAGGAGGTGCGCCAGTTTGCCGACCACTGGGAGCGGGCCCGGTTTGACCTGCCCTACCTCACTGACGGGCTGGTGATCAAGCTGAACGGGCTGGCGTTGCAGGAACGGCTGGGCTTTACCCAAAAGTTTCCGCGCTGGGCGATCGCCCTCAAGTATCCCGCCGAAGAAGCGCCGACCGTCGTGCAGGGCATTTCCGTGCAGGTGGGGCGGACGGGCGCGGTCACGCCTGTTGCAGAACTGGCCCCAGTGCAGCTTGCAGGCACGACTGTTTCGCGGGCGACGCTGCATAATGCCGACTTCATCGCGGCGCTGGATGTGCGCGTGGGCGATACGGTGATTGTGCGAAAGGCGGGCGAAATCATTCCCGAAGTGGTGCGCGTGCTGCCGGAACTGAGACCCGCCGGGGCAGAACCGTTTCAACTGCCGACCCATTGCCCCGTGTGCGGGCAGCCCTTGGTGCGCCCGGAAGAGGAGGCCGTCACCCGCTGCGTGAATTCATCCTGTCCGGCGATCGTGCGCGGTTCCCTGGTGCATTGGGCCTCGCGGCAGGCGCTCGATATCAACGGACTGGGCGAGAAGTGGGTGCAGCAGTTGGGCGATCGCGGCTTGCTGAACAGCGTTGCCGACCTGTATGACCTGACGGCAGAGCAACTGATCGGCATTGACCGGATGGGCAAAAAATCCGCTGAAAATCTAGTTAGGGCGATCGCCCAATCCAAAACCCAACCCTGGTGGCGCGTCTTATTTGGGCTGGGTATCCGGCACGTCGGCGCAGTCAACGCACAAACGCTGGCCGAAGCCTTTCCAACCGTCGAAGCCCTGGCTGCGGCTGAAGAATCGGACATTGCCGCTGTCTACGGCATTGGCCCGGAAATCGCCCGGTCGGTCTATCAGTGGTTCCGCGTACCTGCCAACCAAGCGCTCGTGGAGCGGCTGCGGGCGGCAGGGTTGACCCTGGCAGGCGAGGCGCAACCTGCATCTGACAAACCCCAAACGCTGGCAGGCAAAACCTTTGTGCTGACGGGAACCCTGCCCACGCTGAAACGGGATGAAGCCGCTGAACGGATTAAAGCAGCAGGCGGCAAGGTGACGAGTTCCGTTAGCAAGAAGACTGATTTCGTGGTCGTGGGTGAAGACGCGGGGTCAAAATTGGAAAAGGCGATCGCTCTAAAAATCACCCAATTGTCAGAGGCGGATCTCCTCAAATTACTGTCAAATTCAGAGGGAGCGTCGCCCTGA
- a CDS encoding ISKra4 family transposase (programmed frameshift) gives MTPEDQKRLETCTAEIAEILYRNSNREGLDSLEGIEQTVRRQMLEEVSPRVAPFFVNQKAYPARGRVRRLKSLVGVLEIRQSQAERLGVKAYSRLSGGLEKANLRLSANESFQDAEDDIVALTGMRVGHSTQQRLVGRQSFESAEAKQGVSEVSIDGGKVRLRDLLESDSPWRDYKAVRVEGIDYNAFFQDNDSLIDYLSAQRLLSPLVCLGDGHAGVWNLFAQLTTVETRWEILDWYHLKENLYKVGGSLKRLAAAEMLLWQGQVEAARALFADCRRKQARNFEAYLSTHRSRIVNYGFYQAEQLCSIGSGAVESAVKQIGRRLQISGARWNTASVNAMLSLRCAYLNGQLAS, from the exons ATGACACCTGAAGACCAAAAGCGATTGGAAACTTGTACAGCAGAGATCGCCGAGATTTTGTATCGCAATAGCAACCGAGAGGGGCTCGATAGTCTAGAAGGCATCGAGCAGACTGTACGACGGCAAATGCTAGAGGAGGTGAGCCCTCGAGTTGCCC CTTTTTTTGTCAACCAGAAAGCCTACCCCGCCCGAGGCCGGGTTCGCCGATTGAAGAGTTTGGTAGGGGTCCTTGAGATTCGTCAAAGTCAGGCAGAACGGTTAGGCGTAAAGGCTTACAGCCGTCTCAGTGGTGGCCTAGAGAAAGCCAACCTACGCTTAAGTGCCAACGAATCGTTTCAAGATGCAGAGGATGACATCGTAGCCCTGACCGGGATGCGGGTCGGGCACTCGACCCAACAACGTCTGGTGGGGCGTCAGTCGTTCGAGTCTGCCGAGGCTAAACAAGGCGTCAGTGAGGTCAGCATTGATGGCGGCAAAGTCCGTCTGCGTGACCTGCTAGAGTCCGATAGCCCGTGGCGAGACTACAAAGCGGTGCGGGTGGAGGGGATTGATTACAACGCCTTCTTCCAAGACAATGACAGCTTGATTGATTATCTCAGCGCTCAACGCTTGCTCTCCCCACTGGTCTGTCTGGGCGATGGTCACGCTGGGGTGTGGAATCTGTTTGCTCAACTCACCACCGTTGAGACCCGTTGGGAAATCCTCGATTGGTACCATCTCAAAGAAAACCTCTACAAAGTCGGTGGGTCGCTCAAGCGCTTAGCAGCGGCGGAAATGCTGTTATGGCAAGGTCAAGTGGAAGCCGCCAGGGCCCTCTTTGCCGACTGTCGGCGCAAGCAAGCCCGCAATTTTGAAGCCTATCTGAGCACCCATCGCTCTCGCATCGTGAATTATGGGTTCTACCAGGCTGAGCAACTCTGTTCTATTGGATCAGGAGCCGTAGAATCGGCTGTCAAACAGATTGGGCGACGCCTCCAAATTTCGGGTGCTCGCTGGAATACGGCCTCCGTTAATGCCATGTTGAGTCTGCGCTGTGCCTACCTCAATGGACAGCTCGCCAGTTGA
- a CDS encoding helix-turn-helix domain-containing protein translates to MRPYSLDLRQKIIDVYIEGNTSQRQIAQQFRVAYSFVRKLIKQYRETGEIAPKRRTEQTPTKLSNEQLEILKTIAESNHDATLAELCDLLEQRVGVWIGVSTMFRMLEKLNLTLKKNAVSRQKGN, encoded by the coding sequence ATGCGACCCTACTCACTAGATCTTAGACAAAAAATTATTGATGTCTACATTGAAGGGAATACGTCGCAACGTCAAATCGCTCAACAATTTCGAGTTGCTTACAGTTTCGTGCGAAAGCTGATCAAACAATATCGGGAAACAGGTGAGATTGCCCCCAAACGCCGCACTGAGCAAACGCCAACCAAATTAAGTAATGAGCAACTAGAGATCCTAAAAACGATTGCTGAATCAAATCATGACGCGACATTGGCAGAGTTGTGTGACTTGCTGGAACAAAGGGTCGGTGTTTGGATTGGCGTTTCGACGATGTTTCGTATGTTAGAGAAACTGAACTTAACCCTTAAAAAAAACGCTGTATCCCGACAAAAAGGAAACTGA
- a CDS encoding IS630 family transposase, with amino-acid sequence MVSHPWGYPPILTLRTVFAKVGCSRGFLAQDLIFIDESGVNLALARLRARAPKGKRAHGKRPSKRGKRVSILGAISLKKVITYSNLIGSVDGLTFEAFISQRLVPKLWKGACVIMDNCSIHLGEEVRRLIEDAGAKLMFLPPYSPDFSPIENCFSKIKSILRSLGARSYLDLDKAIEESFFQVSLNDLQNWFSHCCYYASPE; translated from the coding sequence ATGGTGAGTCATCCCTGGGGCTACCCTCCCATTCTCACCCTTCGCACTGTTTTCGCGAAAGTGGGATGCTCCCGAGGATTCCTGGCTCAAGACTTAATCTTTATTGACGAATCAGGAGTGAACCTGGCTTTGGCTCGACTCCGGGCACGTGCCCCGAAAGGAAAACGAGCCCATGGTAAGCGTCCCAGCAAACGAGGGAAACGGGTCTCGATTCTTGGTGCAATTAGCCTTAAAAAGGTAATTACCTATTCCAATCTCATCGGTTCAGTCGATGGACTTACCTTTGAAGCCTTCATTTCCCAGAGACTCGTTCCTAAGTTGTGGAAAGGGGCATGTGTCATCATGGATAACTGCTCGATTCATCTTGGTGAAGAAGTTAGGAGGTTGATTGAGGATGCAGGTGCTAAACTGATGTTTCTACCGCCGTACTCGCCGGACTTTTCACCCATCGAGAATTGCTTTTCAAAGATTAAGAGTATTCTGCGCTCCCTTGGGGCACGGAGCTATCTTGATCTAGACAAAGCCATTGAGGAGTCCTTCTTCCAAGTGTCATTGAATGACCTACAGAATTGGTTCTCCCATTGCTGTTACTATGCCTCGCCAGAATGA
- the argJ gene encoding bifunctional ornithine acetyltransferase/N-acetylglutamate synthase: protein MAEWHEIPGGVTAPKGYRAAGIAAGLKPSGAPDLALIYSEVEAIAAGVFTTSQVKAACVDYCRQRLEAKATARAILCNAGQANAATGSQGWEDALESAQLLATALNIPVEQVLVASTGVIGQRIRMEQLRSGIPNLVAAATPDGSDAAAKAIITTDLVTKSVALETTLDGRPVRIGGICKGSGMIHPNMATMLAFVTCDATVSPHLWQQMLSRAADKSFNQITVDGDTSTNDTLLALANGESRTPAITEPGPDAERLEGMLTEVCMRMAKAIARDGEGATCLLEIRVSGAPDDAAARQVARTIAGSSLFKSAVFGRDPNWGRIAAAAGRAGVPFDQGELQVKLGDFLLMDHGQPLPFDRPAASNYMKQAAAGEYLKTDTVLVSVSIGSGPGMGMAWGCDLSYDYVKINAEYTT from the coding sequence ATGGCTGAGTGGCACGAAATTCCGGGTGGCGTAACTGCGCCGAAGGGCTATCGGGCAGCGGGCATTGCCGCAGGGCTAAAGCCGTCAGGTGCGCCGGATCTGGCGCTGATTTATTCAGAAGTGGAGGCGATCGCCGCTGGAGTGTTTACCACCAGCCAGGTGAAGGCAGCCTGCGTAGACTATTGCCGTCAGCGGCTAGAGGCAAAGGCGACGGCGCGGGCTATTCTGTGCAATGCGGGTCAGGCGAATGCAGCCACGGGTTCTCAGGGCTGGGAGGATGCCCTGGAAAGTGCCCAGCTTTTGGCGACAGCGCTGAATATTCCAGTCGAGCAAGTGCTGGTGGCTTCGACGGGAGTCATTGGGCAGCGCATCCGCATGGAGCAGCTACGGTCGGGCATTCCCAATCTGGTGGCCGCCGCCACGCCCGACGGCTCCGATGCCGCTGCCAAAGCCATCATTACCACCGACCTAGTGACCAAGAGCGTGGCGCTGGAAACGACGCTGGACGGTCGCCCGGTGCGAATTGGCGGCATTTGCAAGGGATCTGGCATGATCCACCCCAACATGGCGACGATGCTGGCCTTTGTCACCTGCGACGCGACCGTTTCGCCCCATCTCTGGCAGCAAATGCTAAGCCGCGCCGCCGATAAAAGCTTTAACCAGATCACGGTAGACGGCGATACTAGCACCAACGACACGCTGCTGGCGCTGGCCAACGGCGAATCCCGCACACCCGCGATCACCGAGCCGGGCCCCGATGCCGAGCGGCTAGAGGGAATGCTGACGGAGGTGTGTATGCGGATGGCCAAGGCGATCGCCCGCGATGGCGAAGGCGCAACCTGCCTGCTGGAAATTCGAGTCAGCGGCGCACCAGACGACGCAGCCGCCCGCCAGGTAGCCCGCACGATTGCCGGGTCGTCCCTGTTCAAATCGGCAGTGTTTGGGCGCGACCCAAACTGGGGTCGCATCGCCGCCGCCGCTGGGCGAGCCGGGGTGCCCTTCGACCAGGGCGAACTCCAAGTCAAGCTGGGCGACTTTTTGCTGATGGATCACGGACAGCCGCTGCCCTTCGATCGCCCCGCCGCCAGCAACTACATGAAGCAAGCCGCTGCTGGGGAATACCTGAAAACCGACACGGTGCTGGTATCCGTCAGCATTGGCAGTGGCCCTGGAATGGGCATGGCCTGGGGCTGCGACCTCAGCTACGACTATGTGAAGATCAACGCAGAATATACGACCTAG
- a CDS encoding ISKra4 family transposase (programmed frameshift) gives MTPEDQKRLETCTAEIAEILYRNSNREGLDSLEGIEQTVRRQMLEEVSPRVAPFFVNQKAYPARGRVRRLKSLVGVLEIRQSQAERLGVKAYSRLSGGLEKANLRLSANESFQDAEDDIVALTGMRVGHSTQQRLVGRQSFESAEAKQGVSEVSIDGGKVRLRDLLESDSPWRDYKAVRVEGIDYNAFFQDNDSLIDYLSAQRLLSPLVCLGDGHAGVWNLFAQLTTVETRWEILDWYHLKENLYKVGGSLKRLAAAEMLLWQGQVEAARALFADCRRKQARNFEAYLSTHRSRIVNYGFYQAEQLCSIGSGAVESAVKQIGRRLQISGARWNTASVNAMLSLRCAYLNGQLAS, from the exons ATGACACCTGAAGACCAAAAGCGATTGGAAACTTGTACAGCAGAGATCGCCGAGATTTTGTATCGCAATAGCAACCGAGAGGGGCTCGATAGTCTAGAAGGCATCGAGCAGACTGTACGACGGCAAATGCTAGAGGAGGTGAGCCCTCGAGTTGCCC CTTTTTTTGTCAACCAGAAAGCCTACCCCGCCCGAGGCCGGGTTCGCCGATTGAAGAGTTTAGTAGGGGTCCTTGAGATTCGTCAAAGTCAGGCAGAACGGTTAGGCGTAAAGGCTTACAGCCGTCTCAGTGGTGGCCTAGAGAAAGCCAACCTACGCTTAAGTGCCAACGAATCGTTTCAAGATGCAGAGGATGACATCGTAGCCCTGACCGGGATGCGGGTCGGGCACTCGACCCAACAACGTCTGGTGGGGCGTCAGTCGTTCGAGTCTGCCGAGGCTAAACAAGGCGTCAGTGAGGTCAGCATTGATGGCGGCAAAGTCCGTCTGCGTGACCTGCTAGAGTCCGATAGCCCGTGGCGAGACTACAAAGCGGTGCGGGTGGAGGGGATTGATTACAACGCCTTCTTCCAAGACAATGACAGCTTGATTGATTATCTCAGCGCTCAACGCTTGCTCTCCCCACTGGTCTGTCTGGGCGATGGTCACGCTGGGGTGTGGAATCTGTTTGCTCAACTCACCACCGTTGAGACCCGTTGGGAAATCCTCGATTGGTACCATCTCAAAGAAAACCTCTACAAAGTCGGTGGGTCGCTCAAGCGCTTAGCAGCGGCGGAAATGCTGTTATGGCAAGGTCAAGTGGAAGCCGCCAGGGCCCTCTTTGCCGACTGTCGGCGCAAGCAAGCCCGCAATTTTGAAGCCTATCTGAGCACCCATCGCTCTCGCATCGTGAATTATGGGTTCTACCAGGCTGAGCAACTCTGTTCTATTGGATCAGGAGCCGTAGAATCGGCTGTCAAACAGATTGGGCGACGCCTCCAAATTTCGGGTGCTCGCTGGAATACGGCCTCCGTTAATGCCATGTTGAGTCTGCGCTGTGCCTACCTCAATGGACAGCTCGCCAGTTGA
- a CDS encoding glycosyl hydrolase 108 family protein — translation MDGLTLRAIAADTISYAIGSIRSNRALVQSVQASLNRIGHPVGTATGDWNPHTEAAYRAFAAQHQLPPDELSPRLASLLLSLPTVHTPPAPAPSPAPIAQPAPNPTPATSPAPAARPAPIAQSAPTSTPASRPTPIAQPAPNPTPAPIAQPAPSPIPASRLVPIAQPAPNPTPAPIAQPAPQPVLRPAPSPVLTEAQVFQEALRFTLRWEGGYVNHPADCGGETNFGITTATYRAYRQSRGLPVQSVRLITEDEVRDIYEQLYWQPAQCSMMQRPLAIAHFDTAVNFGVGGATMFLQEILGLRVDRVFGPVTQQATAQASHLDLAQRLCQARTDYRYRRVTRDPSQRVFLQGWLDRDNDLLRYIQPQKQP, via the coding sequence ATGGATGGACTGACGCTGCGGGCGATCGCCGCCGACACAATTAGCTACGCCATCGGCTCGATTCGCAGCAATCGGGCGCTGGTGCAGTCGGTGCAGGCCTCGCTGAACCGGATTGGGCACCCGGTTGGAACTGCCACAGGCGACTGGAACCCCCATACGGAGGCGGCCTACCGCGCCTTCGCTGCCCAACACCAGCTGCCCCCCGACGAGCTATCGCCCCGGTTGGCCAGCCTGCTGCTGAGCCTGCCCACGGTTCACACCCCGCCCGCACCCGCGCCCAGTCCGGCCCCGATCGCCCAACCTGCCCCAAATCCAACGCCCGCGACCAGTCCGGCTCCCGCCGCCCGCCCCGCGCCGATCGCCCAATCCGCCCCTACCTCTACCCCTGCCTCGCGCCCCACGCCGATCGCCCAACCCGCGCCCAACCCAACCCCTGCACCGATCGCCCAGCCTGCGCCCAGCCCTATCCCTGCCTCGCGCCTCGTGCCGATTGCCCAACCCGCGCCCAATCCAACCCCTGCGCCAATCGCCCAGCCTGCACCCCAACCCGTCCTTCGTCCTGCGCCCAGCCCTGTGCTGACGGAAGCACAAGTTTTTCAGGAGGCGCTGCGGTTTACGCTGCGGTGGGAAGGGGGCTATGTGAACCATCCAGCCGATTGCGGCGGCGAGACGAATTTTGGCATCACCACTGCCACCTATCGCGCCTATCGCCAGAGCAGAGGGCTGCCAGTGCAGAGTGTGCGGCTGATTACGGAAGACGAAGTGCGGGACATTTATGAGCAGCTTTACTGGCAGCCCGCGCAATGTAGCATGATGCAGCGGCCACTGGCGATCGCCCATTTCGACACGGCGGTTAATTTTGGCGTGGGCGGCGCGACGATGTTTTTGCAAGAAATCTTGGGCTTGCGGGTGGATCGCGTCTTTGGCCCCGTTACCCAGCAGGCGACTGCCCAGGCATCCCATCTAGATCTCGCCCAGCGGCTTTGCCAGGCCCGCACGGACTATCGCTATCGCCGCGTCACCCGCGACCCGTCCCAGCGCGTGTTTCTGCAAGGCTGGCTGGATCGGGACAACGACCTGCTGAGGTATATTCAGCCCCAGAAGCAGCCCTAA
- a CDS encoding class I SAM-dependent methyltransferase gives MANPPNAAPLPVSHPDSPHTWSDYYDLMAGRPPRETLLRSLSLFDAEAKEARVERFVGYAVDLGCGEGRDTVELVRRGWRVLAVDGEPEAIARLQSRPDLQAALAELRLETHVQRFEQLILPADLDLINASFCLPFCPPDQFPALWQTLTHALRPGGRMCGQLFGDRDSWAAYDHMTHLTRPQAEALLQSFTIEQFEEEAHPGTTALGEAKFWHIFHWVIRK, from the coding sequence ATGGCCAACCCGCCCAACGCTGCCCCGCTGCCCGTTAGCCATCCCGACAGTCCCCACACCTGGAGCGACTATTACGACCTGATGGCGGGTCGTCCGCCGCGAGAAACGCTGCTGCGATCGCTCAGTTTGTTTGATGCGGAGGCGAAAGAGGCTAGAGTTGAACGCTTTGTAGGGTATGCGGTGGATTTGGGCTGCGGCGAAGGGCGCGACACGGTGGAACTGGTGCGGCGGGGCTGGCGCGTGCTGGCGGTAGATGGGGAACCGGAGGCGATCGCCCGCTTGCAGTCGCGCCCAGACCTCCAGGCAGCGCTTGCCGAACTTCGCCTGGAAACTCACGTACAGCGGTTTGAGCAGCTTATCTTACCTGCTGATCTAGACTTGATTAACGCCAGCTTTTGCCTGCCCTTCTGCCCACCGGATCAGTTTCCTGCCCTCTGGCAAACGCTAACCCACGCGCTGCGACCTGGCGGGCGGATGTGTGGGCAGCTATTTGGCGATCGCGACTCCTGGGCCGCCTACGACCACATGACCCACCTCACGCGGCCGCAGGCGGAAGCGCTGCTCCAGTCCTTCACCATCGAGCAATTCGAGGAAGAGGCGCATCCAGGAACCACAGCGCTGGGCGAAGCAAAGTTCTGGCACATTTTTCACTGGGTCATCCGCAAGTGA